The proteins below are encoded in one region of Bacillus vallismortis:
- a CDS encoding fructose-specific PTS transporter subunit EIIC, with amino-acid sequence MKLLAITSCPNGIAHTYMAAENLQKAADRLGVSIKVETQGGIGVENELTAEDIREADAIIIAADRSVNKDRFIGKKLLSVGVQDGIRKPEELIQKALSGNISVYHPASKPVSTNQQEKKQNPIYRHLMNGVSFMVPFIVVGGLLIAVALTLGSEKTPKGLVVPDDSFWKTIEQIGSASFSFMIPILAGYIAYSIADKPGLVPGMIGGYIAATGSFYDSASGAGFLGGIIAGFLAGYAALWIKKLKVPKAIQPIMPIIIIPVFASLIVGLAFVCLIGAPVAQIFESLTVWLAGMKGSSSILLALILGAMISFDMGGPVNKVAFLFGSAMIGEGNYEIMGPIAVAICIPPIGLGIATFLGKRKFEASQREMGKAAFTMGLFGITEGAIPFAAQDPLRVIPSIMAGSMTGSVIAMIGNVGDRVAHGGPIVAVLGAVDHVLMFFIAVIAGSLVTALFINVLKKDITVASPVLSETTPPSEAAAAKEITQPTQAESQKAGMTEIKKLTDIISPELIDPHLSGETRDDIIDEMIQQLSQRGMLLSESGFKQAILKREQQGTTAIGMNIAIPHGKSESVREPSVAFGIKRSGVGWNSLDGSDAKLIFMIAVPEDSRGNQHLKILQMLSRKLMNDSYRNRLLSVQTKEEAYKLLDEIV; translated from the coding sequence ATGAAACTGTTGGCGATAACCTCTTGTCCGAACGGAATTGCCCATACGTATATGGCAGCGGAAAATCTGCAAAAAGCTGCCGACAGATTAGGCGTTTCCATCAAAGTCGAGACCCAGGGCGGAATCGGAGTGGAAAATGAGCTAACCGCGGAGGACATTCGGGAAGCGGACGCGATCATTATTGCGGCAGACCGCTCGGTAAACAAAGACCGGTTTATAGGCAAAAAATTGCTGTCTGTCGGGGTTCAGGACGGCATTCGCAAACCGGAAGAATTGATTCAAAAAGCACTTAGCGGGAATATCTCGGTCTACCATCCCGCTTCAAAACCGGTATCAACCAATCAACAGGAGAAGAAACAAAATCCGATTTACCGACATTTGATGAACGGTGTTTCGTTTATGGTTCCTTTCATTGTCGTCGGCGGTTTATTGATAGCGGTTGCATTAACGCTTGGGAGCGAAAAAACGCCAAAAGGCTTAGTCGTTCCGGATGATTCTTTCTGGAAAACGATTGAACAGATCGGCAGTGCTTCATTTTCGTTCATGATTCCGATATTAGCCGGGTATATCGCCTATAGTATCGCTGATAAACCGGGGCTTGTGCCTGGGATGATCGGCGGATATATTGCAGCGACTGGAAGTTTTTATGACAGCGCAAGCGGCGCCGGTTTCCTCGGCGGTATCATAGCCGGATTTTTGGCCGGCTATGCTGCCCTTTGGATCAAAAAATTAAAAGTTCCAAAAGCAATCCAGCCGATTATGCCGATTATTATTATCCCGGTGTTTGCATCACTGATTGTAGGTTTGGCGTTTGTGTGTTTGATCGGCGCACCTGTAGCCCAAATTTTCGAATCTTTAACGGTATGGCTGGCAGGTATGAAAGGGTCGAGCTCGATCCTGCTGGCATTGATTTTAGGTGCGATGATCTCATTTGATATGGGCGGTCCCGTAAACAAAGTGGCATTTCTATTTGGATCGGCCATGATCGGAGAAGGAAACTATGAAATTATGGGACCGATTGCCGTCGCCATTTGTATACCGCCGATCGGCCTCGGCATTGCAACGTTCTTAGGAAAAAGAAAGTTCGAGGCATCTCAAAGAGAAATGGGGAAAGCGGCATTTACGATGGGACTCTTCGGTATCACTGAGGGAGCCATTCCATTTGCGGCGCAGGATCCTCTTCGGGTCATTCCCAGTATTATGGCGGGTTCTATGACGGGTTCTGTGATTGCGATGATTGGAAATGTCGGAGACAGAGTGGCGCATGGCGGACCTATCGTCGCAGTGCTTGGCGCAGTTGATCATGTTTTGATGTTTTTTATTGCTGTGATTGCGGGATCTCTTGTCACTGCTCTGTTCATCAATGTATTAAAAAAGGATATTACGGTGGCGTCCCCTGTGCTCAGCGAAACTACACCGCCAAGTGAAGCTGCTGCGGCGAAAGAAATAACGCAGCCGACTCAAGCCGAAAGCCAAAAAGCCGGGATGACGGAAATCAAAAAACTGACAGACATCATCAGCCCAGAGCTGATTGACCCACATTTATCCGGAGAGACCAGGGACGACATTATTGATGAAATGATTCAACAGCTGTCACAGAGAGGTATGCTGCTGTCCGAGAGCGGGTTTAAACAAGCCATTTTGAAACGTGAACAACAAGGCACAACGGCGATTGGCATGAATATCGCAATTCCGCACGGAAAATCTGAGTCGGTCAGGGAACCGAGTGTTGCCTTTGGGATCAAACGATCAGGCGTTGGCTGGAACAGCCTCGATGGATCAGATGCGAAATTAATCTTTATGATAGCTGTCCCGGAAGATAGCAGAGGGAACCAGCATTTGAAAATATTGCAGATGTTATCCCGGAAACTAATGAATGACAGTTATAGGAACCGGCTGCTCTCCGTGCAAACAAAAGAAGAGGCATACAAGCTGCTGGATGAAATCGTGTAA